In a single window of the Bacillus mycoides genome:
- a CDS encoding ArsR/SmtB family transcription factor: protein MSSSAAKYDVFQAIADPTRREVLRLLSDKELPISKITDHFPMSRTAVVKHLHILSEANLVSGRKSGREKIYRLHPEPLEELQQWLSYYERFWDNKLSVLKYIVENEE, encoded by the coding sequence GTGTCCTCGTCAGCAGCGAAATATGATGTATTTCAAGCAATTGCTGATCCAACCCGCCGAGAAGTGTTACGGTTATTAAGTGATAAAGAGTTACCAATTTCAAAAATAACGGATCATTTTCCGATGAGCCGTACTGCAGTTGTAAAGCACCTTCATATTCTTTCAGAAGCGAATTTAGTGAGTGGAAGAAAGAGTGGAAGAGAGAAGATATATCGTTTGCACCCAGAACCATTAGAGGAATTACAGCAGTGGCTCTCGTACTATGAACGATTTTGGGATAATAAATTGTCCGTGCTTAAATATATTGTGGAGAATGAAGAGTAG
- the moaD gene encoding molybdopterin converting factor subunit 1, which produces MIRVLLFANLQEEAGTSELQIEKENITVAELKDIVAKEYNVPVSAPIMVAINEEYANEDDTIQSGDVVALIPPVSGG; this is translated from the coding sequence ATGATTCGAGTATTGTTATTTGCGAACTTGCAAGAAGAAGCAGGAACGAGTGAATTACAAATAGAGAAAGAAAATATTACTGTTGCAGAGTTAAAAGATATTGTTGCGAAAGAATATAATGTACCAGTGTCAGCGCCAATTATGGTTGCGATTAATGAAGAGTACGCGAATGAAGATGATACGATACAATCTGGTGATGTAGTTGCACTAATACCACCAGTGAGTGGTGGTTAA
- a CDS encoding sporulation protein Cse60: protein MIRVKVFDESHEKDLEDAVNVFLKKIDDSNFVDIKYQVGVSINDDENQIYCFSAMIVYKA, encoded by the coding sequence ATGATTCGTGTGAAAGTGTTTGATGAAAGTCATGAAAAAGACTTAGAAGACGCTGTAAATGTATTTTTGAAAAAAATTGATGATAGTAACTTTGTAGATATTAAGTACCAAGTCGGTGTTTCTATTAACGATGACGAAAACCAAATTTATTGTTTTTCAGCAATGATCGTTTATAAAGCATAA
- a CDS encoding glucose 1-dehydrogenase, whose protein sequence is MYSDLEGKVVVITGSATGLGRAMGVRFAKEKAKVVINYRSRESEANDVLEEIKKVGGEAIAVKGDVTVEADVVNLIQSAVKEFGTLDVMINNAGIENAVPSHEMPLEDWNKVIHTNLTGAFLGSREAIKYFVEHDIKGSVINMSSVHEKIPWPLFVHYAASKGGIKLMTETLALEYAPKGIRVNNIGPGAINTPINAEKFADPKKRDDVESMIPMGYIGKPEEIAAVATWLASAEASYVTGITLFADGGMTLYPSFQAGRG, encoded by the coding sequence ATGTATAGCGATTTAGAAGGGAAAGTCGTCGTTATTACAGGATCAGCAACTGGTCTTGGAAGAGCCATGGGAGTAAGATTTGCTAAAGAGAAGGCGAAAGTTGTTATTAACTATCGCTCAAGAGAGTCAGAAGCGAACGATGTATTAGAAGAAATAAAAAAGGTAGGTGGAGAAGCGATTGCTGTAAAAGGTGATGTGACGGTCGAGGCAGATGTTGTGAATCTCATTCAATCTGCTGTGAAAGAGTTTGGTACGCTCGACGTTATGATTAATAATGCAGGGATAGAAAACGCGGTACCGTCGCATGAAATGCCGTTAGAGGATTGGAATAAAGTAATTCATACAAATTTAACAGGTGCTTTTTTAGGAAGTCGTGAAGCGATTAAATATTTTGTGGAACACGATATTAAAGGTTCGGTTATTAATATGTCTAGTGTTCATGAGAAAATCCCGTGGCCATTATTTGTGCATTATGCGGCTAGTAAGGGAGGGATTAAGCTTATGACAGAAACGTTAGCGTTAGAATATGCACCAAAAGGTATTCGGGTAAATAATATTGGTCCTGGTGCAATTAATACGCCAATTAATGCTGAAAAATTTGCTGACCCGAAAAAACGTGACGACGTAGAAAGTATGATTCCAATGGGGTACATTGGAAAACCTGAAGAAATCGCAGCAGTAGCAACGTGGCTCGCTTCAGCAGAGGCAAGTTACGTAACTGGAATTACGTTATTTGCAGATGGTGGAATGACTCTATACCCATCGTTTCAAGCGGGGCGTGGGTAA
- a CDS encoding MDR family MFS transporter — MRKKVMMSLMLMTFLSAVEGTIVSTAIPRITSDLSGVELVSWVYAIYMLATAVSTPIYGKLADLFGRKKVLLIGATIFLIGSALCGVVTSMEQLIFFRALQGIGAGAVMPITMTIIGDLYSEAKDRAKAQGWMSAVWGVSGVIGPLVGGFLVDSLSWRYIFFLNVPFGIIACLMFATSYKESVKSAAKQHIDYLGATVFSLSTIALLYALLTGSSKQNWGDISIIGLLIFAAVSFIIFLYIEKKSPEPLIPLALFSNRTLSTINILTLIAGAMIISITVYLPIWSQGVLGKNATEAGLILMPIPVMWTFGAMFSGNLVGKLQTKQIILLGASILSVATFLLFTLSTDSPSFLIYVAVGLFGLGMGLVTPIYMVTIQAAVPAHTRGTAVGLNTFINTFSQTLGAAIFGTIFNTMIHARGIKNLDLVSSGGHGGATANVATESQSALASSVHVIYMSTFVLAVFTLIIAWILLKPAKQTSEQ; from the coding sequence ATGAGAAAAAAAGTCATGATGTCTTTAATGCTAATGACGTTTCTTTCTGCGGTAGAAGGAACGATTGTTAGTACAGCGATCCCTCGTATAACGAGTGATTTGTCAGGTGTCGAACTTGTTAGTTGGGTATATGCAATCTATATGCTTGCAACAGCTGTTTCGACTCCAATATACGGAAAGCTAGCTGATTTATTCGGCCGTAAAAAAGTTCTGCTCATCGGAGCAACAATCTTCTTAATCGGTTCTGCACTTTGCGGAGTCGTTACATCAATGGAACAATTAATCTTCTTCCGTGCTCTTCAAGGTATAGGGGCTGGTGCTGTTATGCCGATCACAATGACGATTATTGGAGATCTATATAGCGAAGCGAAAGACCGCGCGAAAGCACAAGGCTGGATGAGTGCCGTTTGGGGTGTATCTGGTGTTATTGGGCCGTTAGTAGGTGGATTTTTAGTCGATTCTCTTTCTTGGCGCTATATTTTCTTCTTAAACGTTCCTTTTGGAATTATCGCTTGCTTAATGTTTGCCACTTCTTATAAGGAATCTGTTAAGTCCGCCGCTAAGCAACATATCGACTATCTTGGTGCGACAGTTTTCTCATTAAGTACAATTGCTTTACTATACGCATTATTAACAGGTAGCAGTAAGCAAAACTGGGGAGACATTTCAATTATCGGCCTATTAATCTTTGCCGCTGTTTCATTCATTATTTTCTTATACATCGAGAAAAAGTCTCCGGAGCCATTAATTCCGCTAGCACTTTTCTCTAACCGTACATTATCTACAATAAACATACTAACACTTATTGCTGGCGCAATGATTATTAGTATTACAGTGTATCTTCCAATTTGGAGCCAAGGTGTTTTAGGAAAAAATGCGACAGAGGCTGGACTCATTTTAATGCCGATTCCTGTTATGTGGACATTCGGTGCTATGTTCTCCGGTAACTTAGTTGGCAAGTTACAAACGAAACAAATTATTTTACTTGGAGCTAGCATTTTATCAGTTGCTACTTTCTTATTATTTACATTATCAACAGATTCACCATCATTCCTTATTTATGTTGCAGTCGGATTATTCGGCTTAGGAATGGGGCTTGTTACACCAATTTACATGGTAACAATTCAAGCAGCTGTACCGGCCCATACGCGCGGAACGGCAGTTGGTTTAAATACATTTATTAATACATTTAGTCAAACACTAGGAGCTGCAATCTTCGGAACGATCTTCAATACGATGATTCATGCACGTGGCATTAAAAACCTTGATCTTGTTTCTTCTGGCGGACATGGAGGGGCTACAGCAAACGTAGCAACCGAGTCACAATCCGCATTAGCATCAAGTGTACACGTCATTTATATGAGCACTTTCGTATTAGCGGTATTCACATTAATTATCGCTTGGATCCTATTAAAGCCAGCTAAACAAACAAGTGAACAATAA
- a CDS encoding putative polysaccharide biosynthesis protein gives MSDSKFLRGTLIVTLGTFLVKFLGMIYVFPFHALVGTEGGTLYTYGYIPYTIFLSIATAGVPLAVSKFVSKYNALGDYKTSRRMFRSGMVMMIVTGVLSFLVLYMTAPLFAEAMLGKQSLQNKIEEVTTIIRLVSFALIVVPAASLIRGYFQGHQSMGPTTVSQIIEQIIRIVFLLAGSFIVIKVLGGTVATAVGVATFAAFVSAVGALGVLIWYWLKRKKYLDQYLIEQTVPESTVSTAQLFKELFAYAIPYVVIGLTIPLYQQIDTLTFNSIMQAIGQGDIAERALGIFTMWTHKLIMIPVSLATAFSLTLVPAITKSFTEKQYRYLKLQITQTFQANMFLTLPAVVGISTLAYPIYTAFYDSDPLGGQVLMWYAPVALLFALFTVTAAILQGINQQKHAIVALVMGVILKFACNVIFIRYFGTVGAILATAVGFLASVWYTNRQIKKHAHYSFGVVYKRTFQIAVLTLVMVIAVKLSQWLLSFMISPDGRIGALITVAICAGIGGLVYGLLAIRTGVLERVFGGEALEKIQRKLGSRFKIKLKSKGA, from the coding sequence ATGTCCGATTCAAAATTTCTGCGCGGAACGCTTATTGTGACGTTAGGGACATTTTTAGTAAAGTTCTTAGGCATGATTTACGTTTTTCCGTTTCATGCATTAGTAGGCACAGAAGGCGGAACGCTCTATACATATGGATACATTCCATATACGATATTTTTAAGTATCGCAACGGCAGGAGTGCCGCTTGCTGTTTCTAAGTTTGTTTCCAAATATAATGCACTTGGAGATTATAAAACGAGCCGGAGAATGTTCCGCTCGGGAATGGTTATGATGATAGTAACAGGAGTTCTTTCCTTCTTAGTACTGTACATGACCGCACCATTATTTGCAGAAGCAATGCTTGGTAAACAAAGTTTACAAAATAAGATAGAAGAAGTTACGACGATTATTCGCCTCGTAAGTTTTGCGCTTATTGTTGTGCCGGCAGCAAGTTTGATTCGTGGTTATTTCCAAGGCCACCAATCGATGGGACCGACTACGGTTTCACAAATTATTGAGCAAATTATTCGTATCGTCTTTTTATTAGCGGGTAGTTTCATCGTTATTAAAGTACTTGGCGGTACAGTAGCAACGGCAGTTGGGGTTGCGACATTCGCTGCGTTCGTTTCAGCAGTTGGAGCACTTGGCGTATTAATTTGGTACTGGTTAAAACGTAAAAAATATTTGGATCAATATTTAATTGAGCAAACTGTACCAGAATCGACGGTAAGTACCGCTCAATTGTTTAAAGAGTTGTTTGCATATGCAATCCCTTACGTTGTAATTGGATTAACAATTCCTTTATATCAACAAATTGATACATTGACATTTAACTCTATTATGCAGGCGATTGGTCAAGGAGATATCGCAGAGCGAGCACTCGGTATTTTCACGATGTGGACGCATAAATTAATTATGATTCCAGTATCACTTGCAACAGCGTTTAGTTTAACGCTCGTGCCAGCGATTACAAAGTCGTTTACTGAAAAGCAATACCGTTATTTGAAATTACAAATTACACAAACATTCCAGGCGAATATGTTTTTAACATTGCCAGCAGTTGTCGGTATTTCTACACTTGCATATCCGATTTACACTGCTTTCTACGATTCAGACCCACTAGGTGGACAAGTATTAATGTGGTATGCGCCAGTTGCATTGTTATTCGCTTTATTCACAGTAACAGCAGCAATTCTGCAAGGGATTAACCAGCAGAAACATGCGATTGTTGCGCTTGTGATGGGTGTTATTTTGAAATTTGCATGTAACGTAATCTTTATTCGTTATTTCGGTACAGTTGGGGCGATTTTGGCTACTGCAGTCGGCTTCTTAGCTTCCGTATGGTATACGAATAGACAAATTAAAAAACACGCACACTATTCATTTGGTGTTGTATATAAGAGAACATTCCAAATTGCAGTCTTAACACTTGTAATGGTTATTGCTGTAAAACTATCACAATGGCTTCTATCCTTCATGATTTCGCCTGATGGCCGTATTGGTGCTCTTATTACAGTTGCGATTTGTGCAGGTATTGGTGGTCTTGTTTACGGATTGTTAGCGATTCGCACAGGAGTACTAGAAAGAGTATTTGGCGGAGAAGCTTTAGAGAAAATCCAGCGTAAACTTGGTAGTAGATTCAAAATAAAGTTGAAATCAAAAGGGGCGTAA
- a CDS encoding SRPBCC family protein produces MEQQNTLNDIKQTIVFNVPIQKVWNVVSTAEGIASWFMPNDFELAVGHEFHVQSPFGPSPCKVLEIDEPNYLSFSWDTDGWVVSFNLKDLGDNKTEFTLIHGGWKHPDEILPKANAKSSIIRDRMNGGWVAIVNEKLKKVVEG; encoded by the coding sequence ATGGAACAACAAAATACATTAAATGATATTAAACAAACAATCGTTTTTAACGTGCCTATTCAAAAAGTATGGAATGTAGTATCGACTGCAGAAGGAATTGCGTCATGGTTTATGCCAAATGATTTCGAATTGGCGGTAGGACATGAGTTTCATGTGCAATCACCTTTCGGACCATCACCATGTAAAGTGTTAGAGATTGATGAGCCGAATTATTTATCTTTCTCATGGGACACAGATGGCTGGGTTGTTTCATTTAATTTGAAAGACCTAGGAGATAATAAAACAGAATTTACGTTAATTCACGGCGGCTGGAAACATCCTGATGAAATCCTTCCGAAAGCGAATGCGAAGAGCTCTATTATTCGCGATAGAATGAATGGTGGCTGGGTAGCGATTGTAAATGAAAAACTGAAAAAGGTTGTCGAAGGTTAA
- the glcU gene encoding glucose uptake protein GlcU → MDILLAILPAIFWGSIVLFNVKLGGGPYSQTLGTTFGALIFSIVVYIFMKPVLTPTVIGVGIVSGLFWALGQANQLKSIDLMGVSRTMPISTGLQLVATTLFGVIVFHEWSTTISVVLGVLALVCIIIGVILTSLQSKEEKNAEQAGNFKKGIIILLISTVGYLVYVVVIRLFNVNGWSALLPQAVGMVLGGILLTFKHHPFNKYAIRNILPGLIWAAGNMFLFISQPRVGVATSFSLSQMGIIISTLGGIFILGERKTKRQLIGIVIGIVFIIAAGIMLGIAKG, encoded by the coding sequence ATGGATATACTTTTAGCGATTTTACCAGCTATATTTTGGGGGAGTATTGTGCTATTTAACGTGAAACTGGGTGGGGGACCGTATAGTCAAACGCTCGGTACAACGTTCGGTGCACTTATCTTCTCAATTGTCGTTTATATTTTTATGAAGCCGGTATTAACTCCGACCGTTATTGGAGTTGGAATTGTATCTGGCTTATTTTGGGCACTTGGTCAAGCGAATCAATTAAAAAGTATTGATTTAATGGGTGTTTCTAGAACGATGCCGATTTCAACAGGGCTTCAATTAGTCGCAACAACATTATTTGGGGTTATCGTGTTTCATGAATGGTCAACGACGATATCGGTCGTTCTTGGAGTTTTGGCGCTCGTTTGTATTATTATCGGGGTTATTTTAACATCGCTTCAAAGTAAAGAAGAGAAGAATGCAGAGCAAGCAGGAAATTTTAAAAAAGGAATTATTATTTTATTAATTTCAACAGTCGGTTATTTAGTTTACGTAGTAGTTATCCGGTTATTTAACGTGAACGGTTGGTCGGCTTTATTACCACAAGCGGTCGGTATGGTATTAGGCGGGATTTTACTCACATTTAAACATCATCCATTCAATAAATATGCGATTCGAAATATTCTTCCAGGATTGATTTGGGCAGCTGGAAATATGTTTTTATTCATTTCGCAGCCAAGAGTTGGGGTCGCAACAAGCTTTTCCCTTTCACAAATGGGAATTATTATTTCGACGCTTGGCGGGATTTTTATATTAGGTGAAAGGAAAACGAAGCGTCAATTAATTGGGATTGTTATTGGTATCGTTTTTATCATTGCAGCTGGAATTATGCTGGGGATTGCGAAAGGTTAA
- the mobB gene encoding molybdopterin-guanine dinucleotide biosynthesis protein B: MAVDKASSILQIVGYQNSGKTTLVEKMVHALTEREMKVATIKHHGHGGFPEVAQKDSERHRKAGAVVSSVEGAGLLSLSSLRDEWSLQEIIRLYEFFEVDTILIEGYKAENYPKVVLLRSAEDAELLHKVENIAAVITWYDASSNVREEYKVFHITEEKLYIDWFLQTARGAK, translated from the coding sequence TTGGCCGTGGACAAAGCCTCTTCAATCTTACAAATAGTAGGGTATCAAAATAGCGGGAAAACAACACTTGTAGAGAAGATGGTGCATGCATTAACTGAAAGAGAAATGAAGGTTGCTACAATTAAACATCATGGTCACGGGGGGTTTCCTGAAGTAGCGCAAAAAGATAGTGAAAGACACAGAAAAGCTGGTGCTGTAGTAAGTAGTGTAGAAGGTGCCGGATTACTATCTTTGTCCTCTTTGCGAGATGAATGGTCCTTGCAAGAAATTATCCGCTTGTACGAATTTTTTGAAGTAGATACGATTTTAATAGAGGGCTATAAAGCTGAGAACTATCCGAAAGTAGTGTTACTTCGTTCTGCGGAAGACGCTGAACTTTTACATAAAGTAGAAAATATAGCGGCAGTTATTACGTGGTATGATGCTTCGTCAAATGTACGAGAAGAATATAAAGTATTTCATATAACAGAAGAAAAATTGTATATAGACTGGTTTTTACAAACGGCTAGGGGTGCAAAATGA
- a CDS encoding NAD(P)/FAD-dependent oxidoreductase, which produces MHYDVIVIGGGPSGLMAAIGAAEEGASVLLLDKGNKLGRKLAISGGGRCNVTNRLPLDEIVKHIPGNGRFLYSAFSIFSNEDIITFFENLGVQLKEEDHGRMFPVSNKAQSVVDALLTRLKDLGVKIRTNTPVETIEYENGQTKAVILQTGEVLETNHVVIAVGGKSVPQTGSTGDGYAWAEKAGHTITELFPTEVPILSNEPFIRDRTLQGLALRDVNLSVLNPKGKVIISHKMDMLFTHFGLSGPAALRCSQFVVKAMKKFKTNTVHMSIDALPEENSEQLFQRMLKQMKEDPKKGIKNVLKGYVPERYFLFLLEKNEIDGSEQAGQVSHEKIRALVKDFKEFTVHVNGTQSIEKAFVTGGGVSVKEINPKEMASKFTNGLYFCGEVLDIHGYTGGYNITSALVTGRIAGTTAGQNSKMQY; this is translated from the coding sequence ATGCATTATGATGTTATTGTCATCGGCGGCGGTCCTTCAGGGCTAATGGCTGCAATCGGTGCTGCTGAAGAAGGCGCAAGCGTCTTACTTCTTGATAAAGGAAATAAACTAGGACGTAAACTTGCGATTTCTGGTGGTGGTCGTTGTAACGTAACGAACCGTCTACCACTTGATGAAATCGTTAAACATATACCTGGAAATGGTCGCTTCTTATACAGTGCTTTTTCTATTTTCAGTAATGAAGATATTATTACATTCTTCGAAAATCTCGGTGTACAACTGAAAGAAGAGGATCATGGCCGCATGTTCCCAGTATCAAATAAAGCGCAATCTGTTGTAGATGCACTGTTAACACGATTAAAAGACTTAGGTGTGAAAATACGTACGAATACGCCTGTCGAAACGATTGAGTATGAAAACGGTCAAACGAAGGCTGTTATTCTGCAAACAGGTGAAGTGTTAGAAACGAATCACGTCGTTATCGCTGTTGGCGGAAAATCTGTTCCTCAAACTGGTTCTACTGGAGACGGATACGCTTGGGCTGAAAAAGCTGGGCATACAATTACAGAACTTTTCCCAACAGAAGTACCAATTCTTTCAAACGAACCGTTTATTCGTGACCGCACATTACAAGGTCTTGCTTTACGAGATGTAAACTTAAGTGTATTAAACCCGAAAGGAAAAGTTATCATTTCTCATAAAATGGACATGCTTTTCACTCACTTCGGCCTATCTGGTCCTGCTGCTCTTCGCTGTAGCCAATTCGTTGTGAAAGCAATGAAAAAGTTTAAAACGAACACAGTGCACATGAGTATCGATGCATTGCCAGAAGAAAATAGTGAGCAACTGTTCCAGCGCATGCTGAAACAAATGAAAGAAGATCCGAAAAAAGGAATTAAAAACGTTTTAAAAGGCTATGTTCCTGAACGTTACTTCCTATTCTTATTAGAAAAAAATGAAATTGACGGTAGCGAACAAGCTGGACAAGTTTCTCATGAGAAGATTCGCGCACTTGTGAAAGATTTTAAAGAATTTACCGTCCATGTAAATGGTACGCAGTCAATTGAAAAAGCATTCGTTACTGGCGGAGGGGTATCCGTTAAAGAAATTAACCCGAAAGAAATGGCTTCGAAATTCACGAATGGTTTATACTTCTGTGGAGAAGTTCTTGATATTCACGGTTATACTGGCGGCTATAACATTACATCTGCCCTTGTTACTGGCCGAATTGCCGGAACAACAGCAGGACAAAATTCAAAAATGCAATATTAA
- a CDS encoding DUF3973 domain-containing protein, giving the protein MFYCINCSEIHHEKHPNDKVFKNGFYIDPFLGDRYHLGMCTDAQNHETGAPLLATKKLGTTQSIMNVLPTHVVPT; this is encoded by the coding sequence ATGTTCTATTGCATTAACTGTTCTGAAATTCACCATGAAAAACACCCGAATGATAAAGTTTTTAAAAACGGTTTTTATATTGATCCATTTTTAGGTGATCGTTATCACCTTGGTATGTGTACAGATGCCCAAAACCATGAAACAGGGGCGCCTCTTTTAGCGACAAAGAAATTAGGCACAACTCAATCTATTATGAACGTATTACCGACACATGTTGTCCCAACATAA
- a CDS encoding DUF2553 family protein has protein sequence MGRTIRIDITNKVVAKFRQDYLELYTSKFMIGKFYVYTEDKQYVLEDGYIYEDGKFYRIIDTHRGNKQAAEGCDLGWC, from the coding sequence GTGGGGCGCACAATTAGAATTGATATTACAAATAAAGTTGTAGCTAAATTTAGGCAAGATTATTTGGAATTATATACGAGTAAGTTTATGATAGGTAAGTTTTATGTCTATACTGAAGATAAACAATATGTGTTAGAAGACGGATATATATATGAAGATGGAAAGTTTTATCGCATCATAGATACGCACCGTGGCAATAAACAAGCGGCGGAGGGCTGCGATCTAGGATGGTGTTAA
- a CDS encoding DUF3888 domain-containing protein — translation MKKICVMIAMICSVFFFSPSNYLAKESTEQLLESALLNRYYSVIRQVTEDQYECDSVTNIKRLGKKDEFVPRFEVTIQFLTFQGAHNPPNDKVTLTLEDNLDHIKIKKVEREKNVSGAIVEKICARKNEKIKAHSNDLER, via the coding sequence ATGAAAAAGATATGTGTAATGATTGCAATGATATGTTCTGTTTTTTTCTTTTCTCCAAGCAATTATTTGGCAAAGGAATCGACGGAACAGCTTTTAGAAAGTGCGTTACTGAATCGATATTACTCGGTTATAAGGCAAGTGACAGAAGATCAATATGAATGTGACTCAGTTACAAATATAAAGCGTCTAGGCAAGAAAGATGAGTTTGTTCCTAGGTTTGAAGTTACGATACAATTTCTTACATTTCAAGGGGCACATAATCCGCCGAATGATAAAGTTACACTTACTTTGGAAGACAATTTAGATCACATAAAGATAAAGAAAGTGGAGCGAGAAAAGAATGTTTCTGGTGCTATTGTAGAAAAGATTTGTGCACGAAAAAACGAAAAAATAAAAGCTCACTCTAATGATTTAGAGCGATAA
- the moaE gene encoding molybdopterin synthase catalytic subunit MoaE translates to MINTYYEVIDTEISIEEVTKKVVRRECGAVTTFIGTVREFTKGRRTLYLEYVAYKTMAEKMLQKIGSEVKEKWPGTHVAITHRIGTLQISDIAVVVAVSTPHRKEAYEANEYIMERIKQIVPIWKKEFWEDGDSWIGDQLEKTPYPAGEPGKEL, encoded by the coding sequence ATGATAAATACGTATTATGAAGTAATTGATACAGAAATCTCGATTGAAGAGGTGACAAAGAAAGTAGTTCGCCGTGAATGTGGTGCTGTTACAACATTTATCGGGACAGTTAGGGAGTTTACGAAAGGGCGTCGTACACTATACTTAGAGTATGTAGCTTATAAGACGATGGCAGAAAAGATGCTACAGAAAATTGGGTCAGAAGTGAAGGAGAAGTGGCCCGGTACACATGTTGCGATTACGCATCGCATCGGCACGCTGCAAATTTCTGATATAGCGGTTGTTGTTGCTGTATCAACGCCTCATCGCAAAGAGGCTTATGAAGCGAATGAATATATTATGGAGCGTATTAAGCAAATTGTTCCAATTTGGAAAAAGGAGTTTTGGGAAGATGGTGACTCATGGATTGGTGACCAATTAGAAAAAACACCATATCCAGCAGGAGAGCCTGGGAAGGAGTTATAA
- a CDS encoding CarD family transcriptional regulator, with protein sequence MFQIGDKIVYPMHGAGIIEAIEEKEILGTTRQYCVIRIISKDMQVMLPMNQLQKSGIRYIVDKGTLDGILLEFHHGESDPSLSWKQRYTMNMEKMKNGNLQDSAEVVRDLLRRNKERALNASEKQMLDNARKMVISEVALVQNVSEHQATEFLQDTINH encoded by the coding sequence TTGTTTCAAATTGGTGATAAAATCGTTTATCCAATGCACGGTGCAGGAATCATCGAAGCAATTGAAGAGAAAGAAATATTAGGCACTACGCGTCAATATTGTGTTATACGCATCATTAGTAAAGATATGCAAGTAATGCTTCCGATGAATCAATTACAAAAATCAGGTATACGTTATATCGTCGATAAAGGTACGTTAGATGGTATACTTCTTGAATTTCATCATGGGGAATCAGACCCCTCACTCTCTTGGAAACAAAGATATACAATGAATATGGAAAAAATGAAGAACGGCAATCTTCAAGATAGTGCAGAAGTTGTTCGTGATTTACTTCGTCGCAATAAAGAAAGAGCATTAAATGCGAGCGAAAAACAAATGCTAGATAATGCGCGTAAAATGGTTATTAGTGAAGTTGCGCTCGTACAGAATGTTTCAGAACATCAAGCAACAGAATTTCTTCAAGATACAATCAATCATTAA
- a CDS encoding pseudouridine synthase, giving the protein MRLDKLLANMGHGSRKEVKKLLKDGVVKIDGTPVKDAKFHVNVEEQEVMIHGEVVEYKEFVYLMMHKPQGVISATEDDNHETVIDLLELEDAIFDPFPVGRLDIDTEGFLLITNDGKLTHQLLSPKKHVPKKYYAHISGVVTEEDVIEFAKGVILEDGYETKPGELTILKSDDISEIELVITEGKFHQVKRMFEAVGKKVVYLKRTEMGPLMLDEELELGQYRELTDEEVEMLKTYQVDNEK; this is encoded by the coding sequence ATGAGATTAGATAAATTATTAGCGAATATGGGACACGGAAGTAGAAAAGAAGTAAAGAAATTACTGAAAGACGGCGTTGTGAAGATTGATGGAACGCCAGTGAAAGATGCGAAGTTTCATGTGAATGTAGAAGAGCAAGAGGTTATGATTCACGGTGAAGTTGTGGAATATAAAGAGTTTGTTTATTTAATGATGCATAAACCACAAGGTGTTATTTCAGCGACAGAAGATGATAACCACGAAACAGTAATAGATTTATTAGAATTAGAAGATGCGATTTTCGATCCATTCCCTGTTGGAAGGCTCGATATTGATACAGAAGGTTTCTTATTAATCACAAATGATGGGAAGTTAACGCATCAACTATTATCTCCGAAAAAGCATGTGCCGAAAAAATATTATGCACACATTTCAGGTGTTGTAACGGAAGAGGATGTAATAGAATTCGCTAAAGGTGTTATTTTAGAAGATGGCTATGAAACGAAGCCAGGCGAACTTACAATTTTAAAAAGTGATGATATTTCTGAGATTGAACTCGTTATTACAGAAGGAAAATTCCATCAAGTGAAGCGTATGTTTGAAGCGGTAGGGAAAAAAGTAGTTTATTTAAAGAGAACAGAGATGGGACCTTTAATGTTAGATGAAGAGTTAGAACTTGGGCAATATCGTGAATTAACAGATGAAGAAGTAGAAATGTTAAAGACGTATCAAGTAGATAACGAAAAGTAA